A section of the Pseudomonas lini genome encodes:
- a CDS encoding class I SAM-dependent methyltransferase has product MTTSTQSVSDFYSRFSASYTQYANGTSTLEEIIDLKACKADHPFSWSDLQTWQALQESIDAIILEKEKSGEPRALQLLDVGCGDGMWAIRIANYCLQQDIAIDIECLDLSMDMLLQAENMFSAYIEARKGTAALSVTYTQCDLTKGLANSLRHTTYDLTLCLHTVLNHVPSEHLAFCISELIEYSSGFLYFSVKPPFSRPTFYAAPMSEILHYERRDEHLYALDRKGHFHVVRSNLISRKQLDELLSGHPVSYDFVALDVLISRFLPDPRWLGDEKHTSSLPMDDLLALEARTGLNPKYLDFANHILAVVNTRQ; this is encoded by the coding sequence ATGACCACTTCCACTCAGAGCGTCAGTGATTTTTACAGCCGGTTTTCGGCAAGTTATACGCAATACGCCAACGGCACTTCGACACTTGAAGAGATTATCGACCTCAAGGCCTGCAAGGCTGACCACCCTTTCTCCTGGAGCGACTTGCAAACTTGGCAAGCCCTGCAGGAGTCCATTGATGCGATCATTCTTGAAAAAGAAAAATCCGGAGAACCCCGGGCTCTTCAACTGCTGGACGTGGGTTGTGGCGATGGAATGTGGGCCATCAGAATCGCAAACTATTGCCTGCAACAAGATATCGCCATAGATATTGAATGCCTGGACTTGTCTATGGACATGCTGCTGCAAGCCGAAAATATGTTTTCAGCTTATATAGAAGCGCGCAAGGGTACTGCTGCACTCTCAGTGACTTACACACAGTGTGATTTGACAAAGGGACTGGCGAACTCGCTTCGACATACAACTTATGATTTGACCCTGTGCCTTCACACTGTCTTGAATCATGTACCGAGTGAACACCTGGCATTCTGTATTTCAGAGCTTATCGAATACAGTTCCGGCTTTCTTTACTTCTCGGTCAAGCCGCCCTTCAGTCGCCCGACGTTCTACGCCGCCCCAATGTCTGAGATCTTGCATTATGAAAGGCGCGACGAGCATCTCTATGCCCTGGACCGGAAGGGTCACTTCCATGTCGTTCGCTCTAACCTGATTTCACGCAAACAGCTGGATGAACTGTTGAGCGGGCATCCCGTGAGCTATGACTTCGTTGCACTGGATGTGCTGATATCGCGCTTCCTGCCGGACCCTAGATGGCTAGGTGATGAAAAGCACACCAGCTCTCTTCCGATGGATGATCTTCTCGCGCTGGAAGCAAGAACCGGCCTCAATCCGAAATACCTGGATTTTGCCAATCATATTCTCGCGGTGGTCAACACACGTCAGTAG
- a CDS encoding helix-turn-helix domain-containing protein, translating into MDVSKTKSSFYRRLYVAYLIDSGLASSVPALTEVTGMPRRTAQDTIAALADLDIVCEFEQEEGARNHAGRYRIREWGAIDRGWIERNLRQIKAVLEYP; encoded by the coding sequence ATGGACGTGAGCAAGACTAAAAGCAGTTTTTACCGCCGGTTGTACGTGGCGTACCTGATCGACAGTGGACTGGCCAGCAGCGTCCCGGCGTTGACCGAAGTGACTGGCATGCCCCGGCGTACCGCCCAAGACACCATCGCGGCATTGGCGGATCTGGATATCGTTTGTGAATTCGAGCAGGAAGAAGGCGCGCGCAACCATGCGGGGCGTTATCGGATTCGCGAGTGGGGGGCGATTGATCGGGGGTGGATCGAGCGCAATCTGCGGCAGATCAAAGCGGTGTTGGAATATCCCTGA
- a CDS encoding acyl-homoserine-lactone synthase, with product MQYEIARRTEFDGSKLQAMHTLRAQVFKYKKGWDVTLIAGMEIDGYDALNPFYMLINSQAQPNDVQGCWRLLPTTGPYMLKDTFPELLAATAPEASDVWELSRFAVAAGQQSTMQFSNLTFEAIKEVISFGIRNGIKTYVTVTTVGIERMLLKAGLDIGRLGTPLQIGVEKAVALTIDLGDLTRKALGLNGVVQYP from the coding sequence ATGCAGTATGAAATCGCACGGCGTACAGAGTTCGATGGCTCAAAACTTCAAGCCATGCACACGTTGCGTGCCCAAGTATTCAAGTATAAAAAAGGTTGGGACGTCACTCTGATTGCCGGTATGGAAATCGATGGATACGATGCGCTTAATCCGTTTTACATGCTGATCAATAGCCAGGCTCAGCCGAATGATGTCCAAGGATGCTGGAGATTGTTACCTACGACCGGTCCTTACATGCTCAAGGATACATTTCCTGAGCTTCTTGCCGCGACGGCTCCTGAAGCCAGCGATGTGTGGGAACTCAGTCGATTCGCTGTCGCTGCAGGGCAACAGTCAACAATGCAGTTTTCAAATTTAACCTTCGAGGCGATCAAGGAAGTCATTTCTTTTGGTATCCGTAATGGTATAAAAACTTATGTGACAGTAACGACGGTAGGTATTGAACGGATGTTGTTGAAGGCGGGGCTGGATATCGGTCGTCTAGGCACACCACTGCAAATTGGGGTCGAAAAGGCTGTTGCATTGACTATCGATCTTGGCGACCTTACTCGTAAGGCTTTAGGGTTGAATGGTGTCGTTCAGTACCCATAA
- a CDS encoding LuxR family transcriptional regulator — MDFLERVVQLESATDIESWHSLIIETAHFMGFEQTLLGIIDSAQSPLHEAIILTSYSSIWRDKYDAHGYTDIDPVVAHARSSVRHVIWHDDLYVTPRQKCFLEEAKSFNLTSGVTFPLHGPAAEFGMLSLQVDAENADAEKFIHSKLMEISFLKDSLFQKALGFIRSHKAEPDIMLSPREMEILKWSAIGKSTWEISKICNCSEANIDYHIKNIRSKFKVNTRRAAAVKAIALGLITV, encoded by the coding sequence ATGGATTTTCTCGAGAGAGTAGTGCAATTAGAATCAGCAACGGATATTGAAAGTTGGCATAGCCTGATTATCGAAACAGCCCATTTTATGGGCTTTGAGCAAACACTTCTTGGCATTATCGACAGTGCTCAGTCTCCGCTGCATGAAGCAATCATTCTGACCAGTTATTCCTCGATTTGGCGTGATAAGTACGACGCCCATGGATATACTGATATAGATCCTGTGGTTGCACACGCGCGAAGTAGTGTCAGGCATGTCATCTGGCACGACGATTTGTATGTGACACCCCGGCAGAAGTGCTTTCTGGAAGAAGCCAAGTCTTTCAATTTGACGTCGGGTGTGACATTTCCGCTTCATGGCCCAGCTGCCGAGTTTGGGATGTTAAGCCTGCAAGTCGATGCAGAGAATGCGGATGCCGAAAAATTTATTCACAGTAAATTGATGGAGATCAGTTTTTTAAAGGATTCGTTGTTTCAGAAGGCGCTTGGTTTTATACGGAGCCATAAAGCTGAGCCTGATATCATGCTTTCTCCGCGTGAAATGGAAATTTTAAAGTGGAGTGCGATCGGGAAGTCTACATGGGAGATTTCGAAAATCTGCAATTGCTCTGAGGCGAATATTGACTATCATATTAAGAACATAAGGTCAAAATTCAAAGTTAATACTCGGCGTGCCGCTGCCGTTAAAGCGATAGCGCTAGGACTTATAACTGTATGA
- the yccS gene encoding YccS family putative transporter, protein MSSTTFRQSLRRLWALDKFSYSVRVFIALTGSMALCWYQDEMGLLIPLFLGIIASALAETDDSWQGRLNALAVTLVCFMVAALSVELLFPYPVLFIIAFALASFCLTMLGALGERYGAIASATLILSVYTMIGVDQRGGAVTDFWHEPVLLVAGAAWYGLLSVLWQALFSNQPVQQSLARLFRELGYYLKLKSSLFEPIRQLDVEAQRLELAQQNGRVVAALNAAKEIILHRVGDGRPGVKVSRYLKLYFLAQDIHERASSSHYPYNALAEAFFHSDVLFRCQRLLRQQGKACRALAESIQMRQPFIYDASFAEALNDLHASLEHLRIQSNPAWRGLLRSLRALAANLGTLDRLLSDASNPDALADATDSSLLDRSPRSLKDVWIRLRTQLTPTSLLFRHALRLPLALSIGYGMVHLIHPSQGYWIILTTLFVCQPNYGATRRKLGQRIIGTAIGLTVAWALFDLFPNPLIQSSFAIVAGVVFFTNRTTRYTLATAAITLMVLFCFNQVGDGYGLLLPRLFDTLLGSLIAGLAVFLFLPDWQGRRLNKVLANTLTCNSIYLRQIMHQYAAGKSDDLAYRLARRNAHNADAALSTTLANMLMEPGHFRKEADVGFRFLVLSHTLLSYLSGLGAHRETQLPSDVREHLIDGAGVNLAASLDEIAKGLTSKQPVAIQSDEEEALANTLEQMPDEIDEGQRLVQTQLALICRQLGPLRTLAAHLIKDTSEA, encoded by the coding sequence ATGTCATCGACCACATTTCGGCAGTCTCTGCGTCGCCTCTGGGCGCTGGATAAATTCAGCTACAGCGTGCGGGTATTCATCGCCCTGACCGGCAGCATGGCGCTGTGTTGGTATCAGGATGAAATGGGGCTGCTGATCCCGTTGTTCCTGGGGATCATCGCCAGCGCCCTGGCCGAAACCGACGACAGTTGGCAGGGTCGCCTCAACGCACTGGCCGTGACGCTGGTGTGTTTTATGGTCGCCGCCCTGTCCGTCGAACTGCTCTTCCCCTACCCCGTCCTCTTTATCATCGCCTTTGCACTGGCCAGCTTCTGCCTGACCATGCTCGGCGCGCTGGGCGAACGTTATGGCGCGATTGCTTCGGCGACGCTGATTCTGTCGGTCTACACCATGATCGGCGTGGACCAGCGCGGTGGCGCGGTCACTGATTTCTGGCACGAACCGGTGCTGCTGGTGGCCGGTGCGGCTTGGTACGGCTTGCTCTCGGTGCTGTGGCAGGCGCTGTTTTCCAACCAGCCGGTGCAGCAAAGCCTGGCGCGGCTGTTCCGTGAACTGGGTTATTACCTGAAGCTGAAATCGTCGTTGTTCGAACCGATCCGGCAGCTGGACGTGGAAGCGCAGCGGCTGGAGCTGGCCCAGCAGAACGGTCGGGTGGTGGCGGCCCTGAACGCCGCCAAGGAAATCATTCTGCATCGGGTCGGCGACGGTCGACCGGGCGTAAAAGTCAGCCGTTATCTGAAGCTGTACTTCCTCGCCCAGGATATCCACGAGCGCGCCAGTTCCTCGCACTACCCCTACAATGCGCTGGCCGAAGCGTTCTTCCACAGCGACGTACTGTTCCGCTGTCAGCGCCTGCTGCGCCAGCAAGGCAAGGCTTGCCGCGCGCTGGCCGAATCGATCCAGATGCGCCAGCCGTTCATCTATGACGCAAGCTTCGCCGAGGCCCTGAACGACCTGCACGCTTCCCTCGAACACCTGCGCATCCAGAGCAATCCGGCCTGGCGCGGTCTGCTGCGTTCGTTGCGAGCATTGGCTGCCAACCTCGGCACCCTCGACCGTTTGCTCAGCGACGCCAGTAACCCCGATGCGCTCGCAGACGCCACCGATAGCAGCTTGCTCGACCGTTCGCCACGCAGCCTCAAGGATGTCTGGATACGCTTGCGCACGCAGCTGACGCCGACGTCCTTGCTGTTCCGCCACGCCCTGCGCCTGCCCCTGGCATTGAGCATCGGCTACGGCATGGTGCATTTGATCCACCCATCGCAAGGTTACTGGATCATCCTCACCACGCTGTTTGTCTGCCAGCCGAACTACGGCGCCACCCGCCGCAAACTCGGGCAGCGAATCATTGGCACCGCCATTGGCCTGACCGTGGCCTGGGCGCTGTTCGATCTGTTCCCGAACCCGTTGATCCAGTCGAGCTTCGCCATTGTTGCCGGAGTGGTGTTCTTTACCAACCGCACCACCCGCTACACCTTGGCGACTGCCGCGATCACGCTCATGGTGCTGTTCTGCTTCAACCAGGTGGGCGATGGTTATGGGCTGCTTCTGCCCCGACTGTTCGATACCTTGCTCGGCAGCCTGATCGCCGGGCTGGCGGTATTCCTGTTCCTGCCGGACTGGCAGGGTCGACGCCTGAACAAAGTGCTGGCCAACACCCTCACCTGCAACAGCATTTACCTGCGCCAGATCATGCACCAATACGCCGCCGGTAAAAGCGACGACCTGGCTTATCGCCTGGCCCGACGCAACGCGCACAACGCCGATGCCGCGTTGTCGACGACGCTGGCCAACATGCTGATGGAGCCCGGGCACTTCCGTAAGGAAGCGGATGTCGGGTTCCGTTTCCTGGTGCTGTCGCACACCTTGCTCAGCTATTTATCGGGGCTGGGAGCACACCGCGAAACCCAACTACCGTCGGATGTGCGCGAGCATTTGATCGACGGCGCCGGTGTGAACCTGGCCGCCAGCCTCGACGAAATCGCCAAAGGCCTCACAAGCAAGCAGCCGGTTGCGATTCAGAGTGATGAGGAAGAAGCCCTGGCCAATACGCTTGAGCAGATGCCGGATGAGATCGATGAAGGGCAGCGGTTGGTGCAGACGCAACTGGCGTTGATCTGCCGGCAGCTGGGGCCGTTGCGGACGTTGGCGGCGCATCTCATCAAGGACACTAGCGAAGCCTGA
- a CDS encoding GNAT family N-acetyltransferase encodes MTIDWVCKHHSDLGKEQLYAILQLRAEVFVVEQKCLYQDIDGQDLEGDTRHLMGWDGDRLVAYLRLLDPELQGGDVVVGRVIIAPAARGTGLGHEMMSQALKQAQKHWPEVPIYLSAQAHLQGYYGRYGFVVVGEEYLEDDIPHIGMRRS; translated from the coding sequence ATGACAATCGATTGGGTCTGCAAACACCACAGCGATCTGGGGAAAGAGCAGCTGTATGCCATTTTGCAGCTGCGTGCCGAAGTATTCGTCGTCGAGCAGAAATGCCTTTATCAGGACATCGATGGCCAGGACCTGGAAGGTGATACCCGCCATTTGATGGGCTGGGACGGGGATCGACTGGTGGCCTATCTGCGCTTGCTCGACCCGGAACTACAGGGCGGCGACGTGGTGGTTGGCCGGGTGATCATTGCTCCTGCTGCACGCGGCACCGGGCTTGGGCATGAGATGATGAGCCAGGCGTTGAAACAGGCGCAAAAGCACTGGCCTGAAGTGCCGATCTACCTCTCGGCCCAGGCGCATTTGCAGGGGTATTACGGGCGGTACGGGTTTGTGGTGGTGGGTGAGGAATATTTGGAGGATGACATTCCGCATATCGGGATGCGCCGATCTTGA
- a CDS encoding substrate-binding periplasmic protein, translating to MPRLHRAFALIGLLLLTQGAAAEKLRLVADVWPPFTDATLTNGGLATDIVSTALARAGYASDFEQVPWARALFGVGEGRYDVLVNAWYTDERTKLGQFSGEYLLNRVRFLKRKDTPIEFSNLQQLNTYPIAVVRGYAYSQAFDDDVSLQKVPVHSFAMAVRMVAADRVKLTLEDEFVARYYLARESSRVRNAVEFLPKPLSENSLHILVSLKNPQHEQIVAGFDREIAAMKADGSYEELLKQHGM from the coding sequence ATGCCGCGATTGCATCGAGCGTTTGCTTTGATTGGATTGCTGTTGCTGACACAGGGCGCGGCAGCGGAAAAGCTGCGTCTGGTAGCCGATGTCTGGCCACCTTTTACCGACGCGACGTTGACCAATGGCGGATTGGCCACAGACATCGTCAGCACCGCGCTGGCACGAGCCGGTTATGCCAGTGATTTCGAACAAGTGCCCTGGGCGCGAGCCTTGTTTGGGGTAGGCGAGGGGCGTTACGACGTGCTGGTCAACGCTTGGTACACCGACGAGCGCACGAAACTGGGGCAGTTTTCCGGCGAGTACCTGCTCAACCGCGTGCGCTTTCTCAAGCGCAAAGACACGCCGATCGAATTCAGCAATCTGCAACAACTGAACACCTACCCGATAGCGGTGGTACGCGGTTATGCCTATTCGCAAGCATTCGACGACGATGTGTCGCTGCAGAAAGTCCCCGTGCATAGCTTCGCCATGGCCGTGCGCATGGTCGCGGCCGACCGGGTCAAGCTGACCCTGGAAGACGAGTTCGTCGCCCGGTATTACCTGGCTCGGGAATCATCCAGGGTGCGCAATGCCGTGGAGTTTTTGCCCAAGCCGTTGAGCGAGAACAGCCTGCATATTCTGGTGAGCCTGAAGAACCCGCAGCATGAACAGATCGTCGCCGGGTTCGACCGTGAGATTGCGGCGATGAAGGCTGATGGGAGTTATGAGGAGTTGCTCAAGCAGCATGGGATGTAA